In Molothrus aeneus isolate 106 chromosome 3, BPBGC_Maene_1.0, whole genome shotgun sequence, a single genomic region encodes these proteins:
- the CDC5L gene encoding cell division cycle 5-like protein, which yields MPRIMIKGGVWRNTEDEILKAAVMKYGKNQWSRIASLLHRKSAKQCKARWYEWLDPSIKKTEWSREEEEKLLHLAKLMPTQWRTIAPIIGRTAAQCLEHYEFLLDKAAQRDNEEETADDPRKLKPGEIDPNPETKPARPDPIDMDEDELEMLSEARARLANTQGKKAKRKAREKQLEEARRLAALQKRRELRAAGIEIQKKRKKKRGVDYNAEIPFEKKPAPGFYDTSEENYQSLDADFRRLRQQDLDGELRSEREGRERKKDKQHMKRKKESDLPSAILQTSGVSEFTKKRSKLVLPAPQISDTELEEVVKVGQASEIARQTAEESGITNSASSTLLSEYNVTNNSIALRTPKTPAAQDRILQEAQNLMALTNVDTPLKGGLNTPLHESDFSGVTPQKQVVQTPNTVLSTPFRTPSQGSEGLTPRGGLTPKPALGTTPGRTPLRDKLNINPEEGMADYSDPSYAKQMERESREHLRLGLMALPAPKNDFEIVLPENAEKELEEHEVDETFVEDAADIEARKQALREAERAKELKRMHKAVQKNLPRPSEVNETILRPLNVEPPLTDLQKSEELIKKEMITMLHFDLLHHPFGEQFTGKKGKGPGFGSNNAEHMAYLEQNPYEKFSKEDLKKAQDLLAQEMEVVKQGMGHGELSSEAYNQVWEECYSQVLYLPGQSRYTRANLASKKDRIESLEKRLEINRGHMTTEAKRAAKMEKKLKILLGGYQSRAMGLIKQLNDLWDQIEQAHLELRTFEELKKHEDAAIPRRLECLKEDVQRQQEREKELQQRFADFMLDKETFQAKY from the exons ATGCCGCGGATTATGATTAAAGGCGGCGTATGGCGGAACACCGAG GATGAAATTCTGAAAGCAGCTGTTATGAAATATGGCAAGAACCAGTGGTCTCGAATTGCCTCATTATTGCACAGGAAATCAGCAAAGCAGTGCAAAGCCAGATG GTACGAATGGCTGGACCCGAGCATCAAAAAGACAGAGTGGTctcgggaggaggaggagaagctgttGCACCTGGCCAAACTGATGCCAACCCAGTGGAGAACCATTGCCCCCATCATTGGGAGAACTGCTGCACAGTGCTTGGAACACTATGAATTTCTGCT GGACAAAGCTGCTCAGAGAGACAATGAGGAAGAAACTGCTGATGATCCTCGGAAACTGAAACCTGGAGAAATCGATCCAAATCCAGAAACCAAACCTGCCAGGCCAGATCCCATTGACATGGATGAAG ATGAGCTTGAAATGCTGTCTGAGGCTCGAGCACGTCTGGCAAATACACAGGGAAAGAAGGCCAAGAGGAAAGCCAGGGAGAAGCAGCTGGAAGAAGCTCG ACGTCTTGCTGCTCTCCAGAAAAGACGAGAACTTCGCGCTGCTGGAATTGAGatccagaagaaaagaaaaaagaagagaggtGTGGATTACAatgcagaaattccatttgAAAAGAAGCCTGCCCCTGGTTTTTATGATACATCAGAAGAAAATTATCAGTCCCTGGATGCAGATTTCAGGAGACTGCGTCAGCAAGACCTGGATGGAGAATTAAGATC tgagagggagggaagagagcGCAAAAAGGACAAGCAGCACATGAAACGGAAAAAAGAGTCAGACTTGCCCTCAGCTATTCTGCAGACCAGTGGAGTGTCAGAATTCACCAAGAAAAGGAGTAAACTGGTGCTTCCAGCTCCTCAG ATATCTGATACAGAACTTGAAGAAGTTGTAAAAGTTGGCCAAGCAAGTGAGATTGCACGGCAGACTGCTGAGGAATCTGGAATCACAAACTCAGCTTCCAGCACTCTTCTCTCTGAGTATAATGTAACCAACAACAGCATAGCTCTGAGGACTcccaaaactccagcagcccaggacaggATCCTGCAG GAGGCCCAGAATCTGATGGCTCTCACAAATGTGGATACTCCCCTGAAAGGAGGTCTTAATACTCCCTTGCATGAAAGTGACTTTTCAGGGGTAACACCACAGAAACAGGTTGTTCAGACTCCAAATACTGTGCTTTCCACACCTTTCAG AACACCCTCTCAGGGGTCAGAGGGCTTAACTCCTCGAGGAGGACTGACTCCCAAACCTGCCCTTGGCACAACTCCTGGGAGAACTCCCCTGCGGGATAAACTGAACATCAACCCAGAAGAGGGAATGGCAGATTACAGTGACCCATCCTATGCAAAACAAATG GAGAGGGAGTCTCGGGAGCACCTGCGCCTGGGGCTCATggccctccctgctccaaagAACGACTTTGAGATTGTTCTgcctgaaaatgcagaaaaggaaCTTGAAGAACATGAAGTAGATGAAACCTTTGTAGAAGATGCTGCTGATATAGAAGCCCGCAAGCAG GCTCTCCGAGAAGCAGAGCGTGCCAAGGAGCTGAAGAGAATGCACAAAGCTGTGCAGAAGAATCTACCACGGCCCTCAGAA GTCAACGAAACAATACTGAGACCCTTAAATGTGGAACCACCCCTAACAGACTTGCAGAAAAGTGAAGAACTCATAAAGAAAGAGATGATTACCATGCTTCATTTTGATCTTTTACATCATCCATTTGGAGAACAGTTTACTGGTAAGAAAGGCAAAGGCCCAGGATTTGGAAGCAACAATGCTGAGCACATGGCTTACTTGGAACAAAATCCTTATGAGAAGTTCTCCAAAGAGGATCTCAAGAAG GCACAGGATCTACTGGCACAAGAGATGGAGGTGGTAAAGCAAGGAATGGGGCATGGAGAGCTGTCAAGTGAAGCTTATAACCAGGTGTGGGAAGAATGTTACAGCCAAGTGCTGTACCTGCCTGGACAGAGCCGCTACACAAGGGCTAACTTGGCCAGCAAAAAGGACAGGATAGAGTCACTTGAAAAGAGACTCGAG ATCAACAGAGGCCACATGACCACTGAAGCCAAGAGGGCTGCCAAGATGGAGAAGAAGCTGAAGATCCTTCTTGGTGGTTACCAGTCTCGAGCAATGGGGCTCATCAAGCAGCTGAATGATCTGTGGGACCAGATCGAGCAGGCCCACCTGGAGCTGCGCACCTTTGAGGAGCTGAAGAAACACGAGGATGCTGCCATCCCTCGGAGACTGGAG TGTCTGAAGGAAGATGTGCAGcgacagcaggagagagaaaaggaactCCAGCAGCGATTTGCTGACTTCATGTTGGATAAAGAGACTTTTCAAGCAAAGTATTAA